The genomic stretch CGTCGACGACTACATCTATGAGGCGCCGGCAGGCACCCTCGACGAGGGTGAGGAGCCGCACGAGACCGCATACCGGGAACTGATCGAGGAGACCGGGATGAAAGCCGAGACTTTCGTCCCGAAAGGCTGGATCTACCCCTCTCCCGGCTACACCGACGAGCGGATCTGGCTCTACCTCGCAGAGGGGCTCTCCCCGTGCTCCGACTACCAGATGGACGACGACGAGGTGATCGAAGTCGTCCGCGTCCCCGTCGGGGACGTAAAGGCGATGATCGAGGACGGGAGGATCGTCGATGCAAAGACGATCTGCCTGGTCTGCCGGTGCCTGGGGTGAAGGTGCGGGAGGGATCGGAGAATGTGCGCAGATTTATGCCGTCCCCGGAGAAACAC from Methanoculleus chikugoensis encodes the following:
- a CDS encoding NUDIX hydrolase, which gives rise to MVEIYRGKRLSIETREFTLPNGTKKERIVVRPGGAVAILPVEGDDCYLLRQYRFAVDDYIYEAPAGTLDEGEEPHETAYRELIEETGMKAETFVPKGWIYPSPGYTDERIWLYLAEGLSPCSDYQMDDDEVIEVVRVPVGDVKAMIEDGRIVDAKTICLVCRCLG